TTTGACAATGCTTCCAGTATCGTACCATCTTGTTCTATAGAAAGTTGTTTAGCCATATGAATGACAACACTTTAATTAAGATTTAATTTTTCTTCTATAAATGAAAACGTTGATAACACATCTGCCTGGTGTTCTCCAACGGCCACTGTTAATTCGAAATGCGCCGACGGTTCATTGTCCCTGGTACGGATGGTCCAGCCATCACGTTCTTCAACAATATCCCGTTTGCCCTTGTTGATCATCGGCTCGATACACAGAACCATGTTTTTTTTCAGCCGCGCACCAACTCCCCTGCGTCCATAATTAGGCACTTCGGGGCTTTCATGCATTTGGGTTCCGATACCATGACCGACTAATTCACGTACTACCGAATAATGATGACTTTCAGCATGTTGTTGAATCACATAACCTAAGTCCCCCATCCGGTTTTTTGTAACTGCTGCTTCTATGCCCTTGAACAAACATTCCTTGGTCACCTGAAGCAACTG
The window above is part of the Bacteroidales bacterium genome. Proteins encoded here:
- the map gene encoding type I methionyl aminopeptidase gives rise to the protein MMVIKTDQEVELLRQSALLVSKTLAEVGSMVRPGISTLELDARAEEFILDNGAKPGFKGYNGYPNTLCTSVNSQVVHGIPSKNAVLKDGDIVSIDCGVILNGYYGDSAYTFQVGEVSESTRQLLQVTKECLFKGIEAAVTKNRMGDLGYVIQQHAESHHYSVVRELVGHGIGTQMHESPEVPNYGRRGVGARLKKNMVLCIEPMINKGKRDIVEERDGWTIRTRDNEPSAHFELTVAVGEHQADVLSTFSFIEEKLNLN